A genomic stretch from Flavobacterium sp. KS-LB2 includes:
- a CDS encoding YggS family pyridoxal phosphate-dependent enzyme, translated as MSIKNNLTHIKTTLPEHVTLVAVSKTKPVSDLMEAYEAGQRIFGENKIQEMAEKWEQMPKDIQWHMIGHVQTNKVKFMAPFVSLIHGVDSLKLLQEINKQAQKNNRIIDCLLQIYIAEEETKFGLDQEELASLLSSNEFKELKNIRIVGLMGMATFTDNKDQIKKEFLHLKSIFDSFAIHNPQFATLSMGMSGDYQLAIECGSTMVRIGSSIFGGRN; from the coding sequence ATGTCTATAAAAAATAATCTTACCCACATAAAAACTACTTTACCTGAACACGTAACATTAGTTGCAGTTTCAAAAACAAAACCTGTTTCGGATCTAATGGAGGCGTATGAAGCTGGCCAGCGCATTTTTGGTGAGAACAAAATTCAGGAAATGGCCGAAAAATGGGAGCAAATGCCCAAAGACATTCAATGGCACATGATAGGTCATGTTCAAACGAATAAAGTCAAATTTATGGCACCATTTGTGAGCCTGATACATGGTGTGGATAGTTTGAAATTGCTTCAAGAAATTAACAAACAAGCTCAAAAAAACAATAGAATTATAGATTGTTTATTACAAATATATATTGCAGAGGAAGAAACTAAATTTGGTCTAGACCAAGAAGAACTTGCTTCACTCCTATCGTCAAACGAATTTAAGGAACTAAAAAATATTAGAATTGTAGGATTAATGGGAATGGCAACTTTTACCGATAATAAAGACCAAATTAAGAAAGAATTCCTGCATTTGAAATCAATTTTTGATTCGTTTGCAATTCATAATCCACAATTCGCAACTCTTTCCATGGGAATGTCAGGTGATTATCAACTTGCAATTGAATGCGGAAGCACAATGGTTCGAATTGGAAGTAGTATCTTTGGGGGAAGAAATTGA